The following are encoded in a window of Thermoanaerobacter ethanolicus JW 200 genomic DNA:
- a CDS encoding phosphatase PAP2 family protein — protein sequence MEIEFLICLLLAEFKFIFIPIFYWCVDKRFGLKLGLILISSIYVNTVLKETTKIARPIGYPGIRSIFTQSAGGYSFPSGHAQGSTTLWGTLMVHYQKKWLWYVGIAIVLLVSFSRMYLGVHWPIDIIGGILIAVLIIILSELIDSIVKESNFNISLSFKIILSILISALFILIFPQKDIYEYMGLISGTLIGYFIDKEKFDFTVHAPLQKQILKLLIGIIVFFVLKEGLKFVLPSGNIFNAIRYAICGLWLSLGAPYVFNIFKLNEKSIKA from the coding sequence ATGGAAATTGAATTTTTAATTTGCTTGCTACTTGCCGAATTCAAGTTTATTTTTATTCCAATCTTTTATTGGTGTGTAGATAAAAGATTTGGTTTAAAGCTGGGACTCATCTTGATAAGCTCTATCTATGTAAATACTGTTTTGAAAGAGACAACAAAAATAGCCAGGCCCATAGGATATCCAGGAATAAGGTCTATTTTTACACAATCGGCAGGAGGATATTCTTTCCCAAGTGGCCATGCACAAGGTTCTACAACTCTTTGGGGAACTTTAATGGTACACTATCAAAAAAAATGGCTGTGGTATGTAGGAATCGCCATCGTATTACTCGTATCATTTTCGCGAATGTATTTAGGTGTCCACTGGCCGATAGATATTATTGGCGGAATATTGATAGCTGTTTTAATAATAATTTTAAGTGAACTTATTGATAGCATCGTGAAAGAAAGCAATTTTAACATAAGTTTATCTTTTAAAATTATTTTGTCAATTTTAATCTCTGCGCTTTTTATATTAATTTTCCCTCAGAAGGATATTTATGAATACATGGGTTTAATTTCTGGTACTTTAATAGGTTATTTTATAGACAAAGAAAAATTTGATTTTACTGTCCATGCTCCTCTTCAAAAGCAAATTTTGAAGTTACTAATTGGCATAATTGTATTTTTTGTACTTAAAGAGGGATTAAAATTTGTGTTGCCTTCTGGAAATATTTTTAACGCTATAAGGTATGCAATTTGCGGACTGTGGCTTTCTCTTGGTGCACCTTATGTATTTAACATTTTTAAACTAAATGAAAAATCGATTAAGGCATAG
- a CDS encoding IS1380-like element ISTps2 family transposase, whose translation MSLTLNLTKEKGFSKYILPATFDNFTVSNNVTFTYIQAFKEKIGFNKILSSILSFKKAPNAVFQPAEVIDFMIDSVIQGNTRFLHMDQLRYDNAYTEIKGHKVPSEKVCRDLIKAMPESSLEELRLINKTLLSLQSKGTKREVIMNFDDTVCTIFGEQEGASVGYNPRYHGRPSFKEKIGIIANTDELVNVTLEEGKHHTNHGFLDFVKSCEEQLPENWIIKRVRVDRGAFDYDNILYFESKGYEYVMKAKNQAWIRCFIDYVNQREHLYPWTEIDKTFSVNEIYAKMPKWDKVRRIVIIRKKLPQPKTGQICMDIDEFKYEYQAIVTNIEYMTPEEIFHEYNQRCDIENKIDELKEGFAFDQNSQRNKFCNEIFLLIKMIAYNLHNWFKRTILPEFMRHHEITTIRRILYNVPGNLVGKGRYRHIRYPNNPFLKTVITYIRKALMVFCLT comes from the coding sequence ATGAGTTTAACACTTAATCTTACAAAAGAAAAGGGGTTTTCAAAATATATTTTGCCAGCAACTTTTGACAATTTTACAGTATCAAACAATGTAACTTTCACCTATATCCAAGCATTTAAAGAAAAAATCGGCTTTAATAAAATTCTTTCAAGCATATTATCCTTTAAAAAAGCACCAAATGCTGTTTTTCAACCAGCCGAGGTTATTGACTTTATGATTGATTCTGTAATTCAAGGGAATACTCGCTTTCTTCACATGGACCAACTAAGATATGATAATGCATACACAGAAATTAAAGGACATAAAGTTCCCAGCGAAAAAGTATGCAGAGACTTAATTAAAGCCATGCCTGAAAGTTCTCTTGAAGAATTAAGACTTATTAACAAGACTTTGCTTTCCTTGCAATCTAAAGGAACGAAACGTGAAGTCATTATGAATTTTGATGATACAGTTTGTACTATATTTGGAGAGCAGGAAGGTGCTTCAGTAGGTTATAATCCAAGGTACCATGGTCGACCATCTTTCAAAGAGAAAATCGGCATTATTGCTAATACTGATGAACTTGTTAATGTTACTCTTGAAGAAGGTAAACATCACACAAATCATGGTTTCTTAGATTTTGTAAAATCTTGCGAAGAACAGCTTCCTGAAAATTGGATAATTAAGCGAGTACGCGTTGACCGTGGAGCATTTGATTACGATAATATACTGTATTTTGAATCTAAAGGTTATGAATATGTAATGAAAGCTAAAAATCAGGCATGGATCAGATGCTTTATAGACTATGTCAATCAAAGAGAACACCTTTATCCTTGGACTGAAATAGATAAGACCTTTAGTGTAAATGAAATATATGCAAAAATGCCTAAATGGGATAAAGTACGCAGAATTGTGATTATACGCAAAAAACTGCCACAGCCCAAAACAGGGCAGATTTGTATGGATATAGACGAATTCAAATATGAATATCAAGCTATAGTAACAAATATTGAGTACATGACACCTGAAGAGATATTTCATGAATACAACCAACGCTGCGACATTGAAAACAAAATAGATGAACTAAAAGAAGGATTTGCTTTTGATCAAAACAGTCAAAGAAACAAATTTTGCAACGAAATATTTTTGCTTATCAAAATGATCGCTTACAATCTCCATAATTGGTTCAAAAGGACTATCTTGCCAGAGTTTATGAGGCATCATGAGATAACCACAATAAGGCGGATATTATATAATGTACCTGGTAATCTTGTTGGGAAAGGACGTTATAGGCATATACGTTACCCTAATAATCCGTTTCTTAAGACTGTGATAACGTATATACGAAAAGCGCTAATGGTATTTTGCTTAACATAG